DNA from Bombus vancouverensis nearcticus chromosome 14, iyBomVanc1_principal, whole genome shotgun sequence:
TACTCGTTACTGGTACAGAAAATAAGAATTCAGAATACACAGGCGGTACTTCGTATTTCGGAATATATACAAAGGTAAAGTATGATGTAAGATAAACTTTTTCATTTGCTTACTTACTAAAGTGTCGCTCGATTTACATACTTTCGTTCGGAGAAAGGAACgtcaattattacatttacgaTCGCGATCGAAGCGACTCTTACGTTGATCTGAACTCATGTTTTCTGTTTGCAAGGGCGCGGTATCTACGAACGGACAAGAATGCGCTCAGATAGGTGCCGGTATGTTAATGAGAGGTGGTTCGGCTGTCGATGCGGCTATAGCATCCCTGTTGTGCGAGGGCGTTGCATCATTACATAGGTAAATTAAACTTGGATTATACATGTACGCATGATCTTTAGTTTTCGAACTCCCGTCTTATAACGTTGCATTCTTCGATGAATCGAAGCATGGGGCTGGGCGGTGGATTTTTAATGACCATTTGGGACTCTACTACCAAAACTGCCAATTATCTGGATGCGCGGGAAACTGCTCCATCTGACGCGCACGAGGATATGTTTCAAAGCAACCCTGATTTAGCGCTGTTCGGTAAGCTGTCTGATCTTTTTATTACATATCGTTGTTACTTGCAAACATAGTGTAGATATATTAATCTGATCGTGTAAACGAAAAAGGTGGATTAGCAATAGCTGTGCCGGGCGAACTACTCGGATATTGGGAAGCTCATCAAAAATACGGAAAACTGCCATGGCCCGATTTATTTGAGCCTACTATTTCTTTGTGCGCCACTGGATCTCTCGTAACTAAATACCTGGCCTCGTATTTGACGAGTAAAGAGCCGTTAATAAGAGCAGAAAAGTCTTTGGCGGAAATCCTCATAAATCCTATTACCAATTCAACATGGAAGGTGTCACATTTGTCACGCTTGTTTTTCTTTCATAGTCTCCGATTAAAACATTGGTCGTCATAAAATTTCGCTTCTTTTAGGTAAATGATAGAATAAAGAGGCCGCGTTTGGCAGAGACGTTAAAGTTGATCGCAAGTCATGGACcccatatattttataacggaACTATAGCTGATAGCTTAGTCGAAGAAATCAAAACTTTCAACGGTATCATTAAAAAGGAAGATCTGCAAAAGTACAGGTTTGTTTGGACCCTCAATGTACATGCTTAGTGGGGGAAAATTGGCAATGAATTTGTGAATGATATGCTTATTATAGAGTAAAATGGATGAAACCGATAAAATCAACGATCGGGAATTTAACGATGTATACCGCACCACCACCGGGTTCAGGTGCGATTCTAGCTTTTATTATGAATGTTCTTCACGGCATGGTTCCTCACCACGACAACAAAATTATGTGGCAAATTATAGTCGAAACGTTTAAATGGGCTTACGCGAAGAGAAGCGAATTGGCTGATCCTGAATTCGTCGATATCAGTGAGTTGGCAGTTTACATTATCTAATTATCAGCCGCAATAATCATACGTAATGAAGAGCAATTGTATTTTATGATATACCATCagaactttattttaaatcgtTTTAGATAAGAAGATGCGATAAGCGTAAATTTGGAATCAAATGTCTCGGAATTAATAAACATACGATATTTGAAATGAGATATTTTCGTTGAAAAGTTTAAAATCTTATCATTAACATCCGAGAACATTcctatgtttcttctttattttacaTAAGCAATAATCCTTTCAGCTTCCGTGCTTGATAATCTGACATCCATCGACTATGCCAACagtattcgaaataaaattacaattaataaaacaaacaatGATCCGAAATATTATGGTGCTGTTATGAGCACACCAGAGGATTCAGGGACATCTCACGTTTCTGTCTTAGCTCCAGACGGATCGGCTGTATCAGTCACATCCACGATAAATCAAGTGTATGTTGATTTTGTAAGCTCTCTACTTTTAAATGCAATTTTCAAAAGCACACCTACGCCTATGAATAGGATAAAAGACGTATCTTTTAATTCTCTATATCAATTCGATAGCTTTGGCGCGATGAGACGTTCAAGATCGACAGGGATAATTTTTAACGATGAAATGGACGATTTTAGTTCTCCAAATATAACTAATGGTTTCGACGTACCACCTTCGCCAGCGAATTTCATTAGGCCTGGAAAAAGACCTATGAGCTCTATGAGTCCAACCATCGTTGTATGTGTATTTTATGAATTAAGAGATAAATATCGAGTATTCCCATCTTATTGTTTCTCTTTCTTGTTCGTAAAGGTAGACAATAGTGGAGAAGTTCGTCTAGTAATTGGTGCTGCAGGCGGAACTAAAATCACCTCTGCAGTTGCAATAGCAATGGTATTAAATCTTTGGTCaggatataacgtaaaacaagCTGTTGATACGCTTAGAATTCATCATCAGGTAAAGTTCAACGTCAATTCGTCATTCGATATTGCGCATTTCCAACTATCAATAACGCTTTTTATGAAACTCCAGCTCTTACCAATGgttgttcaaaatgaaaaaggaTTTTCTCCGGACGTGTTAAATTATTTATCTAGCATTGGACACAATGTTTCAACTTACTCAGGAATTGGAAGTGCAATTACAGCTATATCCAAACAAAACGGAGAAATAATTGCTAGCTCAGACTTTCGCAGGGAAGGAAGAACTGCTGGCTTTTAAATGATTATTTGTGGTAGAATATTCATTGATGAATAAATGCgagcacacacacacatacacacacatgtgCCTACGCGCTTACAGTAAGTTAGAGATAACGAATAACAGAAAAATGTTTCAGTATGATTATACAGAAATATCTTTACCAAGCTCTCCTTTTCTGTCATATAGTATCTCAAAAAGTATCGGTAAACTACATATAACgcaaaaatgtttaatatttgtgacgaaataaatgtttaattgaCCTTTTTAAGATTCTCAACAGATATAAGCATCagatatatgttatataaaaaataacataaattttattagatactTGAAAATCACAGGCGTACATTTAATGACGctaatttttacatatttttaaagaaCGTAACAGGccccatataaaataataatttattttaaaaaatgtacatGTATCGTTCATTAATTTACATTAGTTAcattaatttacattaaataatACTACGAACTACCACTATCACTTTCTGAGAGTTCAGCTTTTTCCTTTACTTTTCTTACACAACGTCTTATCTTTTTCGTCTTGTATAATCCTTGTTTCGACTTTCGAATTACTTCGATCGcgtgtaattttttttttaaggcaTTTGCTTTATCACTTTCTCTTTGTGGTATGTATTCATCAACATTTTTCTCGTTACAAGCAGAAACGGTAAAAACTTTAGGTTTAGTATTATCAACTAAAGCTCGTTCATTTTTCAactctcctcttttttttcgaTTTTCAACCAAAgatctctttttctttattgaTTGTTGCGTGCTTTCTACACTTATGGAATCTTCCTTAGTTTCATTGCTTAATTTTTGCACTGCCTTCTGAACTCGTTTACTTAAATTCATTTCAATTGATTTCGGAATAGTTTGTAATTTAAAATACGCATTTATTTTCTGTTGACTTTGTTTTTCTTGTAATCTTTTCAATACCGGttcgataattttattatacttatttttatccCAACCAAATTTTTGTTTTACGTAATCGGCTAGAAGTATAATATTAGGTTTACCCCACGTGAAAGTCTCTTTTGATTCATCCACTTTAGGCGAAAGATACGCTTGTACAACAGCTTGACTCGGGAAACCTGTACGTAAAACAACAATGTATCATAtgaactgtgtataacaataaaGGATATCATATACTTGTACCTTTTTGAATTTGTAAATTCTGTAATTTGGTTCGCAAATTCGTTTTTCCAGGACCAGCGGTTTTACCATTTTCGATCCAAGAAGAAAAGTTTGTTAAACCTTGCAATAAATCGTCGCCTTCTGAAGGGAATGCTGCTAATATTTCTAACGCAGTAACAGGTCCAATACCAGTTAAACCTGTTGTATAATCGCTACCAACCAAGAGAGCAAGCCGTATCATTTCGTTTCGCGTTAATTCTAAGAAggagataaatattttataatttgtacACGGATGCGTTTCTTTTTGTATTGAAAGTACAATAGGCTTACTGAAATAGTGTTGTATATCACAGGATCGAAATTCAagaacctttttattattatcaaaaaAATTTTTGTAAACGCATTGTCCACCAAATAACCAAATATCTGAATCATCTGTAATCGTACCATCGATGAGATGAATTTGTTCCAAGTATGCGCATTGCGCCTCTGCTTCCATAGGTGCTATAATATATGGTATTCCGAATAATCGTAATAGTTcctacaaataaataatttcattgatgttatgttaaataaataacagtgctaagaatttatcaaatttacatCGTGATACCTGTGCTTCGATTCGTATTTGGTCAGAAATATCGATACCTTGTCTTTCTAATTTACCAATATTTGCCATTAGTTCTGTTTGTTTGTCCTCTAATTGTGTCTGCAATTATACTAAAATATACTAGATATTCCTAAACTATTTCCGTGTATCCATTACCCGTATGTGTATATCTAATCTGATGTATGTACGTACTTGTAACGATAACAATTCCTCTTCGTTCATAGGTATAGGGCTTATTCTTTTTGTATAGTCAGTCAGCATGTTAACATTTGTATTGTCTTTGATATTTGCAGCTTCTACATTATCCTTTATAGaattggttaaattttcgatgCTACCTTTCATTTGATTTTCTTCTAATGGTACATTTGTGTTTAAAGTATTCGGGTCGATATCGATAGTGGTCTGCGCATTAAGATTAtcaatttcttttaaattaagcAGCTGTTTATCTTTAATTTGATCTTTTTTTGAATCTACTGTTTCTTTGAGAGTGCGTTCGTTTCTTGATATTTCTTGATCATAATGAAATATTTCCGCCGATTGTGTAGGATGTATATCTGTATTGATCTCGCTATTGTGTGTTTCAAATACGTCGGCAAACATATCATCCACTACTTTTTCATCAGATCTAAATGTTATTTGGATATCTTGTGGAATATATTTATTAGTAGTAGTACCTATATCTGGTATCGGTAtatcttctatttctatgaaatCGTCCGAGTCTGACATTGAGTCTATTGAATTAACTGTTACTACATTTTTTGATTCAACTTGCGCTTTATCTGAAATGTTTGCCATTCTAGTAGGAGAGATATTAATGTTTGTCTCAGTATTTGATTCAGCTAATTCCGGCTTCGATACATCGATTGATTTTATAGTATTTGTGTAATTATGTTTCGTATCTTCTTTGCCGTCCTCAGATATTGAAGAATGCTTCGTATTTAATGAATTATTTTTACTTTCACAAGGCTGTATTGTTTTAAATGAATCGATTTGTTGTGATATTCTTGACATATTTTCGACATCTCTGTGAGTTTCTCTGTTATTTTGCTCAAGAAGGGTAAGGATCTGTTTTTCCGTTAATCCACTATATTCTAACATATACGTTAATGCAGGATTCGTAAtgttttgtttgaaatattcttttggTAATACTCGCGACTCATTGGATTCTACTTCCGATTCTATATCGCTATCTGTTTCCCacctaaatttaaaattattcatatcTGTTATAGCAGTGTCACTGTCACAATCATCATCAAGTTCATATTCATTTATGTCATCACAGATTTTTGTATCTTTACTGGGTCCAGCAGTGGCTTCATCCATTCTATTTTCGTGCTGTATGCTCTCGCTATCTGAATTAACATCATCGTTGTCTTTTAGATACGCATTTTTATCTACAATATAAAGCATAAAGAATTAAGAAATGATCAGTTTCGGCTTGTATAGTAGAAAGCTATTACGTACCACTAATATATATTAATCTAGTTGTATTGTCCGCAGCGATACGATAAGTATAATTTTGAACGTTCGTCGGTATTCCTTgttcttttaataatttatctagCTCGTCCAACGTAAGCGTTTTTCCACCCATTTCTTTCTCTGCAGATTCTAAACTTTGTTGTACTAATCGACGTTTTAATAAACGTTTCATTTGGAAACCAGAAAATTCATTTGATTCCTAAATAAAAACATGTTTCAGATAAacgacaaaattaaatatttatacatataatcctCAAAATGAGCATGTACTTCAGGCATTTCATGCAAACGGCCCCATGAACTttgttttcttgtttctttgagatCTGTTAGAATTTCATAACGCACATCAGCTGGTAAAGTTTTAAATTCGGCGCTAGTTACATCTACGCTATGAATATTGCCACTCCATTTTGTTTGCTTTTTTGGACTTGGTTCATCAGATGAATCAGAATTACAATCATCACTATGACTTGATTCTGCTTTACTAGTGCTTGGCATATTTGGCAATTTGTACATATCATTCACAGTTTGCTTATTTTGCAAATTTATAACTACTTCAGAAGAGCCATTCGTAGTAACTTGTTTCTCTGTATTAAGAACCGCCTTTATTGTAGAGTGCtttatcaaattatttattaattctgtCCTCATCTGTTGGGCTTTATTCTTGGCCATAGATTTCTGTTTCCTGCGCAAAGCCTGTGAACACAAAAGAATAAGAACCTCTTTTCTCACTACCTGGTTCCCACAGCAAACTAATTATGTACAGACAATATTATAATCAAGATAAAAGTACAGTTTCATTAAACATGCATGCAACGTACCTAATATTAGGACGTATAATAGTTTAGACAATTAGAAAGTTAAACGAAACCAgctaaattatattatataaagatCTATAGTTGATATTTTAGTTATAAAGTACACATTCTTAAA
Protein-coding regions in this window:
- the mus201 gene encoding rad2 superfamily protein mus201 isoform X2, with product MGVYGLWRLLDATGKQVSLETLEGKILAIDISIWIHQVLQGYQDRFGNPKPNAHLIGLFHRICKLLYYKIKPVFVFDGGVPMLKKNTIALRRKQKSMAKNKAQQMRTELINNLIKHSTIKAVLNTEKQVTTNGSSEVVINLQNKQTVNDMYKLPNMPSTSKAESSHSDDCNSDSSDEPSPKKQTKWSGNIHSVDVTSAEFKTLPADVRYEILTDLKETRKQSSWGRLHEMPEESNEFSGFQMKRLLKRRLVQQSLESAEKEMGGKTLTLDELDKLLKEQGIPTNVQNYTYRIAADNTTRLIYISDKNAYLKDNDDVNSDSESIQHENRMDEATAGPSKDTKICDDINEYELDDDCDSDTAITDMNNFKFRWETDSDIESEVESNESRVLPKEYFKQNITNPALTYMLEYSGLTEKQILTLLEQNNRETHRDVENMSRISQQIDSFKTIQPCESKNNSLNTKHSSISEDGKEDTKHNYTNTIKSIDVSKPELAESNTETNINISPTRMANISDKAQVESKNVVTVNSIDSMSDSDDFIEIEDIPIPDIGTTTNKYIPQDIQITFRSDEKVVDDMFADVFETHNSEINTDIHPTQSAEIFHYDQEISRNERTLKETVDSKKDQIKDKQLLNLKEIDNLNAQTTIDIDPNTLNTNVPLEENQMKGSIENLTNSIKDNVEAANIKDNTNVNMLTDYTKRISPIPMNEEELLSLQTQLEDKQTELMANIGKLERQGIDISDQIRIEAQELLRLFGIPYIIAPMEAEAQCAYLEQIHLIDGTITDDSDIWLFGGQCVYKNFFDNNKKVLEFRSCDIQHYFKLTRNEMIRLALLVGSDYTTGLTGIGPVTALEILAAFPSEGDDLLQGLTNFSSWIENGKTAGPGKTNLRTKLQNLQIQKGFPSQAVVQAYLSPKVDESKETFTWGKPNIILLADYVKQKFGWDKNKYNKIIEPVLKRLQEKQSQQKINAYFKLQTIPKSIEMNLSKRVQKAVQKLSNETKEDSISVESTQQSIKKKRSLVENRKKRGELKNERALVDNTKPKVFTVSACNEKNVDEYIPQRESDKANALKKKLHAIEVIRKSKQGLYKTKKIRRCVRKVKEKAELSESDSGSS
- the LOC117153177 gene encoding glutathione hydrolase 1 proenzyme isoform X2, with the protein product MIGLSRKRAVILGVSIAVVLTVILTIIIVLLVTGTENKNSEYTGGTSYFGIYTKGAVSTNGQECAQIGAGMLMRGGSAVDAAIASLLCEGVASLHSMGLGGGFLMTIWDSTTKTANYLDARETAPSDAHEDMFQSNPDLALFGGLAIAVPGELLGYWEAHQKYGKLPWPDLFEPTISLCATGSLVTKYLASYLTSKEPLIRAEKSLAEILINPITNSTWKVNDRIKRPRLAETLKLIASHGPHIFYNGTIADSLVEEIKTFNGIIKKEDLQKYRVKWMKPIKSTIGNLTMYTAPPPGSGAILAFIMNVLHGMVPHHDNKIMWQIIVETFKWAYAKRSELADPEFVDITSVLDNLTSIDYANSIRNKITINKTNNDPKYYGAVMSTPEDSGTSHVSVLAPDGSAVSVTSTINQVFGAMRRSRSTGIIFNDEMDDFSSPNITNGFDVPPSPANFIRPGKRPMSSMSPTIVVDNSGEVRLVIGAAGGTKITSAVAIAMVLNLWSGYNVKQAVDTLRIHHQLLPMVVQNEKGFSPDVLNYLSSIGHNVSTYSGIGSAITAISKQNGEIIASSDFRREGRTAGF
- the LOC117153177 gene encoding glutathione hydrolase 1 proenzyme isoform X1 translates to MDHKNEAITRNILSRKRAVILGVSIAVVLTVILTIIIVLLVTGTENKNSEYTGGTSYFGIYTKGAVSTNGQECAQIGAGMLMRGGSAVDAAIASLLCEGVASLHSMGLGGGFLMTIWDSTTKTANYLDARETAPSDAHEDMFQSNPDLALFGGLAIAVPGELLGYWEAHQKYGKLPWPDLFEPTISLCATGSLVTKYLASYLTSKEPLIRAEKSLAEILINPITNSTWKVNDRIKRPRLAETLKLIASHGPHIFYNGTIADSLVEEIKTFNGIIKKEDLQKYRVKWMKPIKSTIGNLTMYTAPPPGSGAILAFIMNVLHGMVPHHDNKIMWQIIVETFKWAYAKRSELADPEFVDITSVLDNLTSIDYANSIRNKITINKTNNDPKYYGAVMSTPEDSGTSHVSVLAPDGSAVSVTSTINQVFGAMRRSRSTGIIFNDEMDDFSSPNITNGFDVPPSPANFIRPGKRPMSSMSPTIVVDNSGEVRLVIGAAGGTKITSAVAIAMVLNLWSGYNVKQAVDTLRIHHQLLPMVVQNEKGFSPDVLNYLSSIGHNVSTYSGIGSAITAISKQNGEIIASSDFRREGRTAGF
- the mus201 gene encoding rad2 superfamily protein mus201 isoform X1, whose amino-acid sequence is MGVYGLWRLLDATGKQVSLETLEGKILAIDISIWIHQVLQGYQDRFGNPKPNAHLIGLFHRICKLLYYKIKPVFVFDGGVPMLKKNTIALRRKQKSMAKNKAQQMRTELINNLIKHSTIKAVLNTEKQVTTNGSSEVVINLQNKQTVNDMYKLPNMPSTSKAESSHSDDCNSDSSDEPSPKKQTKWSGNIHSVDVTSAEFKTLPADVRYEILTDLKETRKQSSWGRLHEMPEESNEFSGFQMKRLLKRRLVQQSLESAEKEMGGKTLTLDELDKLLKEQGIPTNVQNYTYRIAADNTTRLIYISDKNAYLKDNDDVNSDSESIQHENRMDEATAGPSKDTKICDDINEYELDDDCDSDTAITDMNNFKFRWETDSDIESEVESNESRVLPKEYFKQNITNPALTYMLEYSGLTEKQILTLLEQNNRETHRDVENMSRISQQIDSFKTIQPCESKNNSLNTKHSSISEDGKEDTKHNYTNTIKSIDVSKPELAESNTETNINISPTRMANISDKAQVESKNVVTVNSIDSMSDSDDFIEIEDIPIPDIGTTTNKYIPQDIQITFRSDEKVVDDMFADVFETHNSEINTDIHPTQSAEIFHYDQEISRNERTLKETVDSKKDQIKDKQLLNLKEIDNLNAQTTIDIDPNTLNTNVPLEENQMKGSIENLTNSIKDNVEAANIKDNTNVNMLTDYTKRISPIPMNEEELLSLQTQLEDKQTELMANIGKLERQGIDISDQIRIEAQELLRLFGIPYIIAPMEAEAQCAYLEQIHLIDGTITDDSDIWLFGGQCVYKNFFDNNKKVLEFRSCDIQHYFSKPIVLSIQKETHPCTNYKIFISFLELTRNEMIRLALLVGSDYTTGLTGIGPVTALEILAAFPSEGDDLLQGLTNFSSWIENGKTAGPGKTNLRTKLQNLQIQKGFPSQAVVQAYLSPKVDESKETFTWGKPNIILLADYVKQKFGWDKNKYNKIIEPVLKRLQEKQSQQKINAYFKLQTIPKSIEMNLSKRVQKAVQKLSNETKEDSISVESTQQSIKKKRSLVENRKKRGELKNERALVDNTKPKVFTVSACNEKNVDEYIPQRESDKANALKKKLHAIEVIRKSKQGLYKTKKIRRCVRKVKEKAELSESDSGSS
- the LOC117153177 gene encoding glutathione hydrolase 1 proenzyme isoform X3, which gives rise to MLMRGGSAVDAAIASLLCEGVASLHSMGLGGGFLMTIWDSTTKTANYLDARETAPSDAHEDMFQSNPDLALFGGLAIAVPGELLGYWEAHQKYGKLPWPDLFEPTISLCATGSLVTKYLASYLTSKEPLIRAEKSLAEILINPITNSTWKVNDRIKRPRLAETLKLIASHGPHIFYNGTIADSLVEEIKTFNGIIKKEDLQKYRVKWMKPIKSTIGNLTMYTAPPPGSGAILAFIMNVLHGMVPHHDNKIMWQIIVETFKWAYAKRSELADPEFVDITSVLDNLTSIDYANSIRNKITINKTNNDPKYYGAVMSTPEDSGTSHVSVLAPDGSAVSVTSTINQVFGAMRRSRSTGIIFNDEMDDFSSPNITNGFDVPPSPANFIRPGKRPMSSMSPTIVVDNSGEVRLVIGAAGGTKITSAVAIAMVLNLWSGYNVKQAVDTLRIHHQLLPMVVQNEKGFSPDVLNYLSSIGHNVSTYSGIGSAITAISKQNGEIIASSDFRREGRTAGF